One window from the genome of Dermacentor silvarum isolate Dsil-2018 chromosome 5, BIME_Dsil_1.4, whole genome shotgun sequence encodes:
- the LOC119454397 gene encoding uncharacterized protein LOC119454397: MKTTTLLLLTVALAVSSVNAGYHYGGYGGGGYGGGGYGGGGGGGGGYGRGHGGYGKVIVIHGHGGYGGGGYGGGYGGGYGGGYGGHGWW; this comes from the exons ATGAAGACAACG ACTCTCCTACTGTTGACAGTAGCTCTCGCCGTATCGTCCGTGAACGCGGGCTACCACTACGGCGGCTATGGCGGCGGAGGCTATGGCGGAGGAGgttacggcggcggcggcggcggcggcggcgggtaCGGTCGCGGTCATGGCGGATATGGCAAGGTCATCGTCATTCACGGTCACGGTGGATAcggcggtggtggctacggcggCGGATACGGAGGCGGATATGGTGGTGGTTACGGTGGGCACGGGTGGTGGTAG